From the genome of Abditibacteriaceae bacterium, one region includes:
- a CDS encoding PAS domain S-box protein, producing the protein MNNRHNPEPVVPLVNESLITGQKQNEKALRESEAQIAADLTGMRRLYELQSKLADEHDLEAALQEVLVVACEFTGTDRGCVQLLSDDGERLEMFVWQGYTNESPFICFFRYEGLEMGCEVARVQRQRMIIEDTVGFAGLEGTDAGVAAHADGIRASQSTPLANRSGETIGVLSTQFRQPHRPSDHELRLIDMLAWTAAQYFERHRADAALRESEERMRRALSIETVGVLFFGLDGRIHDANAAFQRMCGYTVEELRTTAHWKKLTAPEFIEPTMRSAQNLAERGETPPYEKMMIRPDGTRWWGLFAPTQLSGSGLNSECLEFIIDITEARATQEELRQSEEKYRQLFNSIDEGFCVIEVFYDENKKPVDFVYLETNPVFEVQSGLENVIGRSIRKMIPTLDQFWYDVYGKVALTGQSVRLEHEVVELNRKYDIFASKVGDDSSRKVGIIFRDISARKRTEANQAFLAEIADELSRLSTAEQIMETVGAKIGAYLQVKSCLFVDVDDARGEVTVFDAWSAADVPSLRYQTIRLSDFINEEFSCANRKGEGVIVRDTNIDPRSEGGDYTALGLGAFVTVPFHRNGVWTNYLALTDSQPRDWRNDEIELFREVSNRIFPRLERARAEAALIEREERLRFLVEGTQDYAMFLMDPQRRIFHWNSGAESLFGWSRDEMIGQSGDIIFTPEDRAKGDPEKEAEEAARTTSAPNTRWHLRKDGSRFWSDGRNTALHNEAGEVLGFSKILRDATKEKAAEEALKQAHDELERRVQKRTAQLRSEIAQRQEAEHARERLLQRLVNAQEEERRRISREMHDEMGQQLTALLLGLSALSKTDEPARGLSADHQTIQRLQGLANDVMKQMHRLAWELRPAALDSFGLEPALRRYVQQWSEHSNVEVDFLSRGIAGGEDSLKPSSSRLPPQVETVLYRVVQEALTNVQRHAEAKNVSVVLERRSQDVIATVEDDGRGFEVEEDETGRLRPSAERLGLLGMMERLELVNGTLSVESAPGQGTTVYARVTIE; encoded by the coding sequence ATGAATAACCGACACAATCCAGAACCAGTCGTGCCGTTGGTCAATGAGTCGCTCATAACCGGGCAGAAGCAGAACGAGAAAGCGCTACGAGAAAGCGAAGCACAAATTGCAGCTGATCTGACAGGAATGCGCCGACTTTATGAGCTGCAGTCGAAGCTCGCGGACGAGCACGATTTAGAGGCCGCGCTCCAAGAAGTGCTCGTTGTGGCCTGCGAGTTCACCGGGACCGATCGTGGCTGTGTGCAGCTTCTCAGCGATGACGGTGAGCGGCTGGAGATGTTTGTCTGGCAGGGCTATACGAATGAGAGCCCCTTTATCTGCTTCTTTCGTTATGAAGGCCTGGAGATGGGATGCGAGGTGGCACGCGTCCAGCGGCAGCGCATGATCATCGAAGACACGGTGGGCTTCGCGGGTTTGGAAGGCACCGATGCAGGAGTTGCCGCCCACGCCGACGGAATTCGCGCCAGTCAGTCCACCCCGCTGGCGAACCGCTCAGGAGAGACCATCGGCGTGCTGAGCACACAGTTCCGCCAGCCCCATCGCCCCAGCGACCACGAACTGCGACTGATCGACATGCTGGCCTGGACGGCTGCGCAATATTTCGAGCGCCACCGGGCGGATGCCGCGCTGCGTGAGAGCGAGGAGCGGATGCGCCGCGCACTTTCGATTGAGACGGTGGGAGTGCTCTTTTTTGGTCTCGACGGACGTATCCACGATGCCAACGCCGCCTTCCAGCGCATGTGCGGCTACACCGTCGAGGAGCTGCGCACCACGGCGCACTGGAAGAAGCTCACGGCGCCCGAGTTCATCGAACCGACGATGCGCTCGGCACAAAACCTCGCTGAAAGGGGCGAGACTCCGCCTTACGAGAAGATGATGATCCGGCCTGATGGTACACGCTGGTGGGGCCTCTTCGCGCCGACGCAACTCAGTGGGAGTGGGCTTAATTCGGAATGCTTGGAGTTCATCATCGACATCACGGAGGCCAGGGCGACGCAGGAGGAACTGCGCCAATCCGAAGAAAAATATCGCCAGCTTTTTAATTCGATCGACGAGGGCTTCTGCGTCATCGAAGTTTTTTATGACGAAAACAAAAAGCCGGTTGATTTCGTTTATCTCGAAACGAATCCGGTGTTTGAGGTGCAATCCGGATTGGAAAACGTCATCGGCAGAAGCATCCGCAAGATGATCCCGACGCTTGACCAGTTCTGGTACGACGTTTACGGTAAAGTCGCGCTCACAGGCCAAAGCGTCCGGCTTGAACACGAAGTCGTCGAGCTGAATCGCAAGTACGACATTTTCGCGTCAAAAGTCGGCGACGATTCGAGCCGCAAAGTTGGCATTATTTTCCGCGACATCAGCGCGCGCAAACGCACGGAGGCGAATCAGGCTTTCTTAGCCGAGATCGCCGATGAATTATCACGTCTTTCGACCGCCGAACAAATCATGGAAACGGTCGGTGCGAAAATCGGCGCATATCTTCAAGTCAAATCCTGCCTGTTTGTGGATGTTGATGATGCGCGTGGCGAAGTAACTGTTTTTGATGCCTGGAGCGCCGCAGACGTTCCCAGCCTGCGCTACCAGACGATACGCCTTTCCGATTTTATCAACGAAGAATTTTCCTGCGCGAATCGGAAGGGAGAAGGTGTCATCGTTCGTGATACGAACATCGACCCGCGCAGCGAAGGCGGGGATTACACCGCACTCGGACTCGGTGCGTTCGTCACCGTCCCGTTCCACCGCAACGGCGTGTGGACGAACTATCTCGCCCTTACCGATTCGCAGCCGCGTGATTGGCGCAACGACGAAATCGAGCTTTTCCGTGAAGTCTCGAACCGAATCTTTCCGCGCCTCGAACGTGCCCGCGCCGAAGCCGCCCTTATTGAAAGAGAAGAACGCCTACGCTTTCTGGTGGAGGGCACACAGGACTATGCGATGTTCCTGATGGACCCGCAGCGGCGCATCTTTCACTGGAACAGCGGTGCTGAAAGTCTTTTTGGCTGGAGCCGCGACGAAATGATTGGCCAGAGCGGCGACATCATCTTCACGCCCGAGGACCGCGCCAAAGGCGACCCCGAAAAGGAAGCTGAGGAGGCTGCCCGCACGACCAGCGCTCCCAACACGCGGTGGCACCTGCGTAAAGACGGCAGTCGCTTCTGGAGCGATGGTCGTAACACCGCCTTGCACAACGAGGCGGGTGAGGTGCTCGGCTTTTCCAAAATCCTACGCGACGCGACGAAGGAGAAAGCAGCTGAAGAGGCACTGAAGCAGGCCCACGACGAACTCGAACGACGCGTACAGAAGCGGACCGCACAGTTGCGCAGTGAAATCGCACAGCGACAGGAAGCCGAACACGCCCGCGAGCGATTGTTGCAGCGTCTGGTCAACGCTCAGGAAGAAGAACGCCGCCGCATTTCGCGTGAAATGCACGACGAGATGGGACAGCAGCTGACTGCTCTCCTGTTAGGCTTGAGTGCCCTGTCAAAGACGGACGAGCCAGCACGCGGATTGTCGGCTGACCATCAAACAATCCAGCGGCTGCAGGGACTCGCCAATGATGTCATGAAGCAGATGCACCGCCTGGCGTGGGAGTTACGTCCCGCAGCTCTGGACAGCTTTGGCCTTGAACCGGCGTTGCGTCGCTATGTTCAGCAGTGGAGTGAGCATAGCAATGTGGAGGTTGACTTCCTGTCACGCGGAATTGCTGGAGGTGAGGACTCTTTAAAACCTTCTTCCTCGCGCTTGCCACCTCAGGTAGAAACGGTGCTTTACCGCGTGGTTCAGGAAGCTCTGACCAATGTACAGCGCCATGCCGAAGCCAAAAACGTAAGTGTGGTGTTGGAACGCCGGAGTCAGGATGTCATTGCTACTGTGGAAGACGATGGCCGGGGTTTCGAAGTTGAAGAAGACGAAACGGGCCGCCTCCGTCCTTCCGCCGAGCGCTTGGGGCTGCTGGGTATGATGGAACGACTTGAGCTGGTGAACGGCACACTCTCTGTGGAATCGGCGCCGGGACAAGGTACGACAGTCTACGCGCGGGTGACGATTGAATGA
- a CDS encoding SDR family oxidoreductase gives MTDKKVWIVTGAGRGMGVDIAQAALAAGHAVVATGRNTEAVTKALGESDQLLVVKLDITRPEDGEAVVAAVERFGRIDVLVNNAANFYAGFFEELTPEDFRAQIETNLFGTLNVTRAVLPVMRAQRFGLVVTISSTAGISGGSFTSAYVASKFAVEGWMESLTPEVAPFGIRTMLVEPGFFRTELLTDDSTTWPEPSIDDYAENTRTTVAAWKGMNGLQGGDPAKLANALIQLAGSEDPPLRWPAGADAVEALEQKAQTLLAQANAYRELSSSLGHDDVK, from the coding sequence ATGACTGACAAGAAAGTCTGGATTGTGACTGGTGCTGGCCGTGGCATGGGCGTTGACATCGCACAGGCGGCGCTTGCCGCAGGCCATGCTGTCGTCGCGACGGGCCGTAATACCGAGGCCGTGACAAAAGCGCTTGGCGAGTCCGACCAATTGCTCGTTGTCAAACTCGACATCACCCGTCCCGAAGATGGCGAAGCCGTTGTAGCCGCCGTCGAGCGGTTCGGTCGTATCGACGTTCTTGTCAATAACGCCGCCAATTTCTACGCGGGATTCTTCGAGGAGCTTACCCCCGAGGATTTCCGCGCTCAAATCGAGACCAACCTGTTCGGCACCTTGAACGTCACCCGTGCGGTGCTTCCTGTCATGCGTGCCCAGCGCTTCGGGCTCGTCGTAACAATTTCCTCAACGGCGGGCATTTCGGGCGGCTCGTTCACCTCGGCTTACGTAGCGTCGAAGTTCGCCGTCGAGGGGTGGATGGAATCGTTGACGCCCGAGGTCGCGCCGTTCGGCATCCGCACGATGCTCGTGGAACCCGGTTTCTTCCGCACCGAACTTCTGACCGATGACTCGACAACGTGGCCCGAACCATCGATTGACGACTACGCCGAGAATACCCGCACGACCGTCGCCGCTTGGAAGGGAATGAATGGCCTACAAGGAGGCGACCCCGCCAAGCTCGCCAATGCGCTGATCCAGCTTGCGGGTTCGGAGGACCCCCCGCTGCGCTGGCCCGCTGGCGCTGACGCTGTCGAGGCCTTGGAGCAGAAAGCCCAAACATTGCTTGCCCAGGCCAACGCTTACAGGGAACTGTCCTCGTCGCTCGGGCACGATGATGTCAAGTAA
- a CDS encoding MarR family transcriptional regulator: MQKNPNTNEARQVGKQLSFALYSAANRVIRLHRPFLEPLGLTYPQFLVMLALYENVPRTVGELGQELGMDNGMLTPLLKRLQSAELITRTRDSQDERRVLIDLTEAGDALREAVCSVPEKIESACRLSHTDILELNKTLNGLGFPRQTAE, translated from the coding sequence ATGCAAAAGAATCCTAATACCAACGAAGCGAGACAAGTCGGGAAGCAACTTTCGTTTGCCCTCTACAGTGCGGCGAACCGAGTGATTCGGCTGCACCGGCCCTTTCTTGAACCGTTGGGCCTGACCTATCCACAATTTTTGGTCATGTTAGCTCTTTACGAGAATGTTCCCCGCACAGTAGGGGAACTGGGACAAGAACTCGGCATGGACAACGGAATGCTGACGCCTCTCTTGAAGCGCCTCCAGAGTGCGGAATTGATCACCCGCACTCGCGATTCGCAAGATGAACGTCGCGTGTTGATTGATCTAACCGAAGCGGGTGACGCGCTCCGCGAGGCGGTCTGCTCTGTTCCCGAGAAGATCGAGTCCGCTTGCCGCCTCAGTCACACAGACATTCTAGAGCTGAATAAGACATTGAACGGCCTGGGGTTCCCACGCCAGACAGCAGAGTAA
- a CDS encoding nitroreductase, with translation MSNTTQSSNGLIELQDGPSYTLSFEETVRERRSFRNFLSTPVPDAQILQVLQDAQYSPSNCNTQPWQTHIVSGQKIQELGRILTEQNEAENFTPDFSFDMECFYGAFGERRIEHGKTFYEAMGVARGDKVARHEAAAKNYTFYGAPHVALLFMPSFGDNVRVGGDIGMYGQTFLLSLTARGLGGIPQTAIGFFAQTIREYLEISDDLKLMFAIAFGYPDFTAPVNSVKMGRVPLSDSVTFHE, from the coding sequence ATGTCCAACACAACACAATCCTCAAACGGACTCATCGAATTGCAAGATGGGCCATCATACACTTTGTCTTTTGAAGAGACCGTCCGTGAGCGCCGTTCCTTCCGGAATTTTTTATCCACCCCGGTTCCTGACGCGCAAATACTGCAAGTTCTGCAAGACGCGCAGTATTCGCCCTCCAATTGCAACACGCAGCCATGGCAGACCCACATCGTTTCGGGCCAGAAGATTCAAGAGCTGGGTCGCATACTAACCGAGCAAAACGAAGCAGAGAATTTCACGCCCGATTTCAGCTTCGATATGGAGTGCTTTTACGGCGCCTTTGGTGAACGCCGAATCGAACACGGCAAAACCTTTTATGAGGCGATGGGTGTGGCGCGTGGCGACAAAGTCGCGCGTCATGAAGCTGCTGCAAAAAATTACACCTTCTACGGTGCGCCTCATGTCGCTCTGCTCTTCATGCCTTCCTTCGGCGATAATGTGCGCGTCGGCGGCGATATCGGTATGTACGGACAGACGTTTTTGCTGTCATTGACGGCGCGCGGCTTGGGCGGCATTCCGCAGACCGCCATCGGCTTTTTTGCGCAGACCATCCGCGAATACCTGGAAATCTCCGATGATCTCAAGCTGATGTTTGCCATCGCCTTCGGCTATCCCGACTTCACCGCCCCCGTTAACAGCGTAAAGATGGGGCGCGTCCCCCTTTCAGACAGCGTGACTTTTCACGAGTAA
- a CDS encoding prephenate dehydrogenase/arogenate dehydrogenase family protein, whose protein sequence is MIMKSTKALNIGILGAGSIGKLLARKLAQSGHNVKVANSRGPETIEAETLQFGARAVEATEAVKDVDVVILSIPFQRILDVASLVAGLPDETVIIDTGNYYPFRDTKIGPIEAGQVESVWVAEQLRRPIAKAWNSIVADSLARKGTTKGTPNRIALPVAADQETDRQVTMALVEDTGFDGFDAGTLADSWRQQPGSPSYCTNLTAEELPAALASAEAARLPKRRDLAIEAIQERAGDSTTNLDAEYLVRLTRALFM, encoded by the coding sequence ATTATCATGAAAAGTACAAAAGCTCTGAACATCGGCATTTTAGGCGCGGGCTCCATCGGAAAACTTTTGGCCCGCAAGCTGGCACAGAGTGGACACAACGTAAAGGTGGCTAACTCACGTGGCCCCGAAACCATTGAGGCTGAAACCTTGCAGTTCGGCGCGCGTGCGGTCGAAGCGACAGAGGCTGTGAAAGACGTTGATGTGGTGATTCTCTCCATCCCCTTCCAACGCATTCTGGATGTCGCGTCCCTCGTCGCGGGCCTGCCAGATGAAACCGTCATCATCGACACGGGGAACTACTATCCGTTTCGGGACACCAAAATTGGACCCATCGAAGCGGGGCAGGTTGAGAGCGTGTGGGTGGCGGAGCAGTTGAGGCGTCCCATCGCCAAAGCGTGGAATTCCATTGTTGCTGATTCTCTCGCCAGAAAGGGCACGACAAAAGGAACTCCGAATCGCATTGCTTTACCCGTAGCGGCAGATCAGGAAACAGATCGCCAAGTGACAATGGCCCTCGTTGAGGACACCGGGTTTGACGGTTTCGATGCGGGCACCCTGGCCGACTCATGGCGACAGCAACCGGGTTCGCCGAGCTATTGCACTAACCTCACCGCCGAAGAGTTGCCCGCTGCGCTGGCATCAGCCGAGGCCGCGCGCTTACCAAAGCGGCGCGATTTGGCCATAGAAGCCATCCAGGAACGAGCCGGAGATAGCACCACCAATCTGGATGCGGAGTATCTGGTTCGCCTGACTCGTGCCTTGTTTATGTAA